A window from Cryobacterium sp. SO1 encodes these proteins:
- a CDS encoding carbohydrate ABC transporter permease — MARSTTVTGRIGRLTLVGYISVVVLLVIFPAAVAVLGTFSGTTDPIASLQRLIDGQWTIDYVVSAFDRAPLLQQGLNSVLVTLAQTALQLVTSLLAAYALVFGRLRRFAGVLLAVFLVTMMIPSETTIVANYLTIRSFGLYDTLTAVFIPYAASAYSIFLLRQAFLSFPTEIREAALLDGTGPLRFLMQFLIPLCRPAVVTVIVTSAIAAWNGYLWPLIVTESPESRTAQVGVASLADSSVTDIGSLLAGTVLVSLPTVFLVIFGQRNLVKGLTQGANR; from the coding sequence ATGGCTCGCTCCACAACCGTCACTGGACGCATCGGTCGGCTCACCCTCGTCGGCTATATCTCCGTTGTCGTCTTGCTGGTCATCTTCCCGGCGGCGGTGGCCGTGCTGGGTACCTTCTCGGGCACGACGGATCCGATCGCGTCGCTCCAGCGACTCATCGACGGCCAGTGGACGATCGACTACGTCGTGAGCGCCTTTGACCGGGCCCCGCTTCTCCAACAGGGACTCAACTCTGTGTTGGTGACACTGGCGCAGACGGCGTTGCAACTCGTAACCTCCCTTCTGGCGGCTTACGCACTCGTCTTTGGCCGCCTACGTCGATTCGCCGGTGTGCTCCTCGCGGTTTTTCTCGTCACGATGATGATCCCGTCCGAGACGACGATCGTGGCCAACTATCTGACGATTCGCTCGTTCGGCCTGTATGACACGTTGACGGCAGTATTCATCCCCTACGCGGCATCTGCCTACTCGATCTTCCTTCTCCGGCAGGCTTTTCTTTCCTTCCCGACCGAAATTCGTGAGGCCGCGCTGCTGGACGGGACAGGCCCCTTACGATTCTTGATGCAATTCCTCATTCCGCTCTGCCGACCGGCGGTCGTCACCGTGATCGTTACGAGTGCCATCGCCGCCTGGAACGGCTACCTCTGGCCGCTGATCGTCACGGAGAGCCCAGAATCCCGCACCGCACAGGTGGGTGTCGCATCGCTCGCCGATTCCTCCGTCACCGATATCGGTTCGTTGCTCGCCGGCACCGTTCTCGTGTCGCTGCCCACAGTCTTTCTCGTCATTTTTGGCCAACGCAATCTCGTCAAGGGATTAACCCAAGGAGCAAACCGATGA
- a CDS encoding carbohydrate ABC transporter permease produces MRTIFMSMQGTNLFGQPTGFVGFDNYARMFQSSDFWHTISVTALFTVGSVVATLLVGLAVAIPLTTRLRGTGLIRATVMIPMAVSVAAAGLAFRSIYQPETGAADRLLSFVGIDGVGWLTDPAVAIWSVIIVDAWVGLGFTVLLLLAAFDGVPEDVLEAASLDGAGLLRRVRHVALPIISPTLFFLIVTETIGAMREFTAIQVLTQGGPANATHTLVIDIYQAAFGSGTSDYAAASARGIVLLLLIVLVTAVQFRFLDRKVAY; encoded by the coding sequence GTGCGCACCATTTTCATGTCCATGCAAGGCACGAACCTGTTCGGTCAGCCCACCGGCTTCGTTGGATTTGACAACTACGCACGCATGTTCCAGTCGTCCGACTTCTGGCACACCATCTCGGTGACGGCGCTCTTCACGGTCGGCAGCGTAGTAGCGACGCTGTTGGTGGGGTTGGCGGTTGCAATCCCACTCACCACCCGGCTCCGCGGTACCGGCCTCATCCGTGCCACCGTCATGATTCCCATGGCGGTCTCCGTAGCTGCGGCGGGCCTGGCATTTCGGAGCATTTACCAGCCGGAGACCGGAGCCGCGGACCGACTCCTCTCATTCGTCGGCATCGATGGTGTGGGCTGGCTAACGGATCCGGCAGTCGCGATCTGGTCGGTCATTATCGTTGACGCATGGGTTGGGCTCGGCTTCACGGTGTTGCTTCTGCTTGCCGCCTTCGACGGAGTCCCCGAAGACGTACTCGAGGCAGCGAGTCTGGACGGGGCCGGCCTGCTGCGACGTGTGCGACACGTCGCCTTGCCGATCATCTCGCCGACGCTGTTCTTCCTCATCGTGACGGAGACCATCGGCGCGATGCGCGAGTTCACTGCGATTCAGGTGCTTACGCAGGGCGGTCCCGCCAACGCCACCCATACCCTCGTGATCGATATCTATCAGGCCGCTTTTGGTAGCGGGACCTCAGACTATGCCGCGGCGTCCGCGCGCGGCATAGTCCTCCTGCTGCTGATCGTACTGGTCACGGCTGTGCAGTTCCGCTTCCTCGACCGCAAGGTGGCGTACTGA
- a CDS encoding DDE-type integrase/transposase/recombinase, which translates to MRRDRTEKIALFRYQLIRAAADASVTTRQRGPMVRDLAAMVHPGPFGGTVTVSKDTIDRWIRAWRAGGFDALKPRGRAQGAVTPAQILSLAATLKRERPARTSAQVRRIMIDTLGDAPSESTLLRHFRTLELPTGVREVFGRFEADYPNEMWVGDGLHGPRINGRKTYLFAFLDDHTRLVTAARWAYAEDSVRLTAALRPALESRGIPGTIYVDNGSAFVDESLSRTCARLGIRLTHSKPYRPQGRGKIERFFNTVNSQFLTEITVVDTATGVVDAGVGSMVTSLDELNALFSSWVEMVYHQATHSTTGQTPLQRWDASWAGRKPVRKSRDEIAEAFRWSTIRTVTKSATVSLQSNTYQVDQLLVGKRVELVYDPFDLAGLITVSAGNGVPAGIAVLSEIRRHVHKKAATAAADSIETGAKNAVSGIDYLRLVETRHKGTMAGEPISFVKASTSKRAAVVFVPSVQEAVR; encoded by the coding sequence GTGCGCCGCGACCGGACGGAGAAGATCGCCCTGTTCCGGTATCAGCTCATCCGCGCTGCCGCCGATGCCAGCGTCACGACGCGGCAGCGCGGTCCGATGGTGCGGGACCTCGCGGCGATGGTGCATCCGGGGCCGTTTGGCGGCACGGTGACGGTTTCTAAAGACACCATCGACCGGTGGATTCGGGCCTGGCGGGCCGGCGGGTTCGACGCGTTGAAACCCCGCGGCCGCGCCCAGGGCGCCGTGACGCCGGCGCAGATCCTGTCCTTGGCCGCGACCCTGAAACGCGAGCGGCCCGCCCGCACCTCAGCGCAGGTGCGCCGCATCATGATCGATACCCTCGGCGACGCACCTTCCGAGTCGACGTTGCTGCGGCACTTCCGCACGCTGGAACTCCCGACCGGAGTCCGCGAGGTCTTCGGCCGGTTCGAAGCGGACTACCCCAACGAAATGTGGGTCGGTGACGGCCTCCACGGCCCCCGGATCAACGGGCGGAAAACGTATCTGTTCGCGTTCCTCGATGACCACACCCGCCTCGTCACCGCGGCCCGGTGGGCCTACGCCGAAGACTCCGTCCGCCTCACGGCGGCCCTCCGCCCGGCGTTGGAATCCCGCGGTATTCCGGGCACGATCTATGTCGACAACGGGAGCGCTTTTGTTGATGAGTCCCTCTCTCGGACCTGCGCACGCCTGGGAATACGGTTGACGCATTCGAAGCCGTATCGTCCGCAGGGCCGCGGGAAGATCGAGCGGTTCTTCAACACCGTCAACTCGCAGTTCCTCACCGAGATCACCGTCGTCGACACCGCGACCGGCGTCGTCGATGCCGGGGTGGGCAGCATGGTGACGTCATTGGATGAGTTGAATGCGTTGTTCAGCTCGTGGGTGGAGATGGTTTACCACCAGGCCACACACTCCACGACGGGGCAAACACCTTTGCAACGCTGGGACGCCAGCTGGGCCGGCCGCAAACCGGTGCGGAAATCGCGGGACGAGATCGCGGAAGCGTTCCGGTGGTCGACGATCCGCACCGTGACGAAGTCCGCGACGGTGTCGTTGCAATCCAACACTTACCAGGTTGATCAGCTCCTCGTCGGCAAACGGGTGGAGCTGGTCTATGACCCCTTCGACCTCGCCGGGCTGATCACCGTCTCCGCCGGCAACGGCGTCCCGGCCGGCATCGCCGTCTTGAGCGAGATCCGGCGGCACGTGCATAAAAAGGCCGCCACGGCCGCTGCCGACAGCATCGAGACCGGTGCGAAGAACGCCGTCTCCGGCATTGACTACCTCCGCCTGGTCGAGACCCGTCACAAGGGCACCATGGCGGGCGAGCCGATCAGTTTCGTCAAAGCGTCCACCTCGAAACGGGCCGCGGTCGTCTTCGTGCCGAGCGTCCAGGAGGCCGTCCGATGA
- a CDS encoding ExeA family protein yields the protein MSIDTLQSHYGFTRMPFARDIPPQALHPHPSHREAIARIDWCVSQRQLGVISGEVGAGKTIAVRAALAQLEPSRHQVIYIPDPTITMRGIHTRIVTALGGTPAFFSGVLASQTAALLAGELDERARLPVVVIDEAHLLTNTDLEALRMLTNSDMDTGSHFAMLLIGQPTLRRRLKLAVLSALDQRISTRYTITGMNAGDTTDYVRQHLKFAGRSDPLFSDDAIHAIHLASRGYPRAVNNLAVAALIATYAADKAIVDLAAAQSAITENSE from the coding sequence ATGAGTATTGACACCCTGCAATCGCACTACGGTTTCACCCGCATGCCCTTCGCCCGGGACATTCCGCCGCAAGCCTTGCACCCGCACCCTTCGCACCGGGAAGCGATTGCCCGCATCGATTGGTGCGTCAGTCAACGCCAACTCGGCGTGATCAGCGGTGAAGTCGGCGCCGGGAAAACCATCGCCGTTCGCGCTGCCCTCGCTCAACTGGAGCCCTCCCGGCACCAGGTGATCTACATTCCCGATCCGACGATCACGATGCGCGGCATTCATACTCGCATCGTCACCGCGCTCGGCGGCACCCCCGCGTTCTTCTCCGGAGTGCTCGCCTCGCAAACTGCGGCGCTGCTCGCCGGGGAGCTCGACGAACGCGCCCGCCTGCCCGTGGTCGTGATCGATGAAGCACACCTGCTCACCAACACCGATTTGGAAGCCCTTCGCATGCTCACCAACAGCGATATGGACACGGGCTCGCACTTCGCGATGCTGCTCATCGGCCAGCCGACGCTGCGGCGCAGGCTCAAGCTCGCGGTGCTCTCGGCGCTGGATCAACGCATCTCCACGCGCTACACAATCACCGGGATGAACGCAGGCGACACCACGGATTACGTCCGTCAGCACTTGAAGTTCGCGGGCCGGTCCGACCCGCTCTTCTCCGACGACGCGATCCATGCCATCCACCTCGCATCGCGCGGTTATCCGCGGGCGGTGAACAACCTCGCCGTTGCCGCTTTGATCGCGACCTACGCCGCCGATAAAGCGATCGTCGACCTGGCCGCCGCGCAATCGGCGATCACCGAGAACAGCGAGTGA
- a CDS encoding HupE/UreJ family protein, translating to MKKLAVAALTVLVGVAALILGVAAPASAHVLPTSTVVLEVHGDDLDAQLRIPVTDLVSASGIGLGDGTAAELAAHDDEVAAYIARHFEPESETGGAWTVSVDNLAITTAEESGTSEYQAITAAAHLVPPDGADPRVFDLGYDVVVHRIVTHAVLVSVRNDWSGGVVESARGLGTIRLDTVTGEIAPLAVDLGDASAWTGFTSMVSLGISHIREGVDHQLFLLTLLLPAPLLVAAGRWAGPTVPRTAVTRIASITVAFTIGHSVTLALGALGLPAPQQLVEVLIAVSILLAAVHAIRPIFAGREVVVAAGFGLVHGLAFSATLAGLHLSGGQFVLSLFGFNLGIELMQLVVVALVLPPLIVLARTWAYRPLRLVAAGATGVAAIGWLAQRVGFGNPIASAADGIEGVSLYLVVMLWIAALIVFGLDQHWRFLKGPLSPDARFSTRHPVSLGIERLEQNPGQPVERAPHPSNV from the coding sequence ATGAAGAAACTCGCAGTCGCGGCGCTGACCGTGCTGGTGGGGGTGGCGGCGCTGATCCTGGGCGTCGCCGCCCCCGCCAGCGCGCACGTGCTGCCCACAAGCACCGTCGTTCTCGAGGTGCACGGAGACGACCTGGATGCCCAGCTCCGCATTCCGGTCACCGATCTGGTCTCGGCCAGCGGCATCGGTCTCGGCGACGGCACGGCGGCGGAGCTTGCCGCCCACGACGACGAGGTGGCCGCCTACATCGCCCGGCACTTCGAGCCCGAGTCCGAGACCGGCGGCGCATGGACGGTCTCGGTCGACAATCTCGCCATCACCACCGCGGAGGAAAGCGGCACCAGCGAGTACCAGGCGATCACCGCGGCGGCGCACCTGGTTCCGCCGGACGGCGCCGACCCACGGGTGTTCGACCTCGGCTACGACGTCGTCGTGCACCGGATCGTCACCCACGCGGTGCTCGTCTCCGTGCGGAACGACTGGTCGGGAGGTGTGGTCGAGTCCGCGCGCGGGCTCGGCACGATCCGGCTCGACACCGTGACCGGCGAGATCGCCCCGCTCGCCGTCGATCTGGGCGATGCGAGCGCGTGGACCGGATTCACCAGCATGGTCTCACTTGGAATCTCCCACATCCGTGAGGGCGTCGACCACCAATTGTTCCTGTTGACGCTCCTGCTACCCGCGCCCCTGCTGGTCGCCGCGGGGCGCTGGGCCGGACCGACGGTGCCGCGCACTGCCGTCACACGGATCGCGTCCATCACCGTCGCGTTCACGATCGGCCATTCGGTCACGCTCGCACTCGGGGCGCTTGGGCTCCCGGCACCGCAGCAACTCGTCGAGGTGCTGATCGCGGTGAGCATCCTGCTCGCCGCCGTGCACGCCATCCGTCCGATCTTCGCGGGACGGGAAGTGGTCGTCGCCGCGGGTTTCGGGCTCGTGCACGGCCTGGCCTTCTCGGCCACGCTGGCCGGTCTGCACCTCTCCGGCGGCCAGTTCGTGCTGAGCCTGTTCGGTTTCAACCTGGGAATCGAGCTCATGCAGCTTGTCGTCGTAGCCCTGGTGCTGCCGCCGCTCATCGTTCTCGCACGCACGTGGGCCTACCGGCCGCTCCGGCTGGTCGCCGCCGGCGCGACCGGCGTCGCGGCGATCGGCTGGCTCGCCCAGCGGGTCGGCTTCGGCAACCCGATCGCCTCCGCAGCGGACGGTATCGAGGGCGTCAGCCTCTACCTGGTGGTCATGCTGTGGATTGCCGCTCTCATCGTGTTCGGCCTCGATCAGCATTGGAGGTTTCTGAAGGGACCGCTTTCGCCGGATGCTCGCTTTTCGACTCGTCACCCCGTTAGCCTCGGTATCGAACGTCTCGAGCAGAATCCCGGTCAACCCGTGGAGCGGGCACCGCATCCTTCTAATGTCTGA
- a CDS encoding DUF3500 domain-containing protein, which translates to MHTIPAIFRSKRVLTRVASTAVLGMLLTGCTTTTPTTSTGSTPSATATSTAAATTTANAGTVVAATEAFTATLTSDQLASLSQEYTLENAEAWSNLPQAMSRNRVGLQLSELDDSQLTALGTLLQAVTGTTAGEGYDEIQQLLNADDYIADNGGSSDYGSGNYFIAFLGTPSDAGTWELQFGGHHFAVANTYTDGVLAGATPSFRGVEPFGTFEQDGETNAPLESEQVALAAVLASLSTDQLASAELDSVYQDLVLTPGNDWAFPTASEGVQVGSLSADQKALVLAAIATYVNDINDADAATILAKYESELDETYVSYSGGTSLTEQDDYIRIDGPSVWIEFSMQRGIVLSGNHPHSVWRDSITDYGGTQQ; encoded by the coding sequence ATGCACACAATTCCAGCCATTTTCCGATCCAAACGCGTCCTCACCCGTGTCGCGTCGACCGCCGTCCTCGGCATGCTCCTGACCGGATGCACCACCACCACCCCCACCACCTCCACCGGAAGCACACCAAGCGCCACCGCCACCTCCACGGCGGCGGCCACGACCACCGCGAATGCGGGCACGGTCGTCGCCGCCACCGAGGCCTTCACGGCGACGCTGACGAGCGACCAGCTCGCCTCCCTCAGCCAGGAATACACCCTCGAGAACGCCGAGGCCTGGTCGAACCTGCCCCAGGCGATGTCGCGCAACCGCGTCGGCCTGCAGCTCTCCGAGCTGGACGACTCCCAGCTGACCGCGCTCGGGACGCTGCTGCAGGCGGTCACCGGCACGACGGCCGGAGAGGGCTACGACGAGATCCAGCAACTCCTGAACGCGGATGACTATATCGCCGACAACGGCGGCAGCTCCGACTACGGCAGCGGCAACTATTTCATCGCGTTCCTCGGCACGCCCTCCGACGCCGGAACCTGGGAGCTCCAGTTCGGCGGCCACCACTTCGCCGTCGCGAACACCTACACCGACGGCGTACTGGCCGGCGCGACCCCGTCATTCCGGGGCGTCGAGCCGTTCGGCACCTTCGAGCAGGACGGCGAAACCAACGCCCCGCTCGAGTCGGAGCAGGTCGCCCTCGCGGCGGTGCTGGCCAGCCTCTCGACCGACCAGCTCGCCTCGGCCGAGCTCGACAGCGTCTACCAAGACCTGGTGCTGACCCCCGGCAATGACTGGGCGTTCCCGACCGCAAGCGAGGGCGTGCAGGTCGGATCGCTCTCGGCCGACCAGAAGGCCCTTGTGCTCGCGGCGATCGCCACCTATGTCAACGACATCAACGATGCGGATGCCGCGACCATCCTCGCGAAGTATGAGAGCGAGCTCGACGAGACCTACGTCTCCTACTCCGGCGGCACGTCGCTGACGGAGCAGGACGACTACATCCGCATCGACGGTCCCTCGGTCTGGATCGAGTTCTCGATGCAGCGCGGAATCGTCCTCTCCGGCAACCACCCGCACTCGGTGTGGCGTGACAGCATCACCGACTACGGCGGCACCCAGCAGTGA
- a CDS encoding LacI family DNA-binding transcriptional regulator yields the protein MMSKRVGIREVAAAAGVSVTTVSHSLSGGGQLSDATRKRVRSVAEGLNYTPNRLASGLRSKRSQIIGFVSDEISTTPYAGRVLLGAQEAAAENDQVLMIVNTNSNDRLENRGIDALLQHSVDGIIYARMYHQAVQLPEALAGVPTVLLDAYTDRPDLSSVVPDEEGAARTAMAHLLAAGHRRIGYLGNVDDIPATHGRLAGYRAALAEHGIAFEESLVTVSEPMTAPGRAAASRMLAQTDRPTALFCFNDRIAMGAYQAAQLAGLAIPQDLSIVSIDNFEVLADALLPGLTSIALPHYEMGRWAVERLAAELAGDSDAAPQQIRMPCPLVLRQSVGPPPR from the coding sequence ATGATGAGCAAGCGTGTGGGTATTCGAGAGGTCGCGGCCGCGGCCGGCGTCTCCGTGACGACCGTGTCGCACTCGCTCAGCGGCGGAGGCCAGCTCAGCGACGCCACCCGGAAACGGGTGCGGTCGGTGGCCGAGGGCCTCAACTACACGCCCAACCGGCTCGCCAGCGGACTGCGCAGCAAGCGCTCGCAGATCATCGGCTTCGTCAGCGACGAGATCTCCACCACGCCGTACGCCGGCCGGGTGCTGCTCGGGGCCCAGGAGGCCGCTGCCGAGAACGACCAGGTGCTGATGATCGTGAACACCAACAGCAACGACCGGCTCGAAAACCGCGGCATCGACGCACTGCTTCAGCACAGCGTGGACGGCATCATCTACGCCCGCATGTACCACCAGGCGGTGCAGCTGCCCGAGGCCCTGGCCGGGGTGCCCACCGTGCTGCTCGACGCCTACACCGATCGCCCCGACCTCTCTTCGGTGGTCCCCGACGAGGAGGGTGCCGCCCGCACCGCGATGGCGCACCTGCTCGCCGCCGGGCACCGGCGCATCGGCTACCTCGGCAACGTCGACGACATCCCCGCCACCCACGGCCGCCTCGCCGGCTACCGCGCCGCCCTGGCCGAACACGGCATCGCCTTCGAAGAATCCCTCGTCACGGTGAGCGAACCTATGACCGCACCGGGTCGCGCCGCGGCCAGCCGGATGCTCGCTCAGACCGACCGGCCCACCGCGCTGTTCTGCTTCAACGACCGCATCGCGATGGGCGCCTACCAGGCGGCCCAGCTGGCCGGCCTGGCGATCCCGCAGGACCTGAGCATCGTGAGCATCGACAACTTCGAGGTCCTGGCCGACGCGCTGCTACCCGGGCTCACCTCCATTGCGCTGCCGCACTACGAGATGGGCCGCTGGGCCGTCGAGCGGCTCGCGGCCGAACTCGCCGGCGATTCCGACGCGGCGCCGCAGCAGATCCGCATGCCGTGCCCACTGGTCCTGCGGCAGTCAGTCGGCCCGCCACCGCGCTAG
- a CDS encoding extracellular solute-binding protein, which translates to MRHAKKRLIVASVLATSLVAALTGCASGSAGGSDGTNGELTVWTHNGGNVEELAAVQAIVDGYNKSQDKTTVKLQAFPQASYNDSVIAAAASGKLPCVVDIDGPNVPNWAWAKYLAPLDLSVDLDENLPSTLGIWNGETYSVGYYDVALAMFARKSVLAENGIRQATIDQPWTQAEFGDALAKLKATGTWTNPLDIATGDVGEWYPYAFSPLLQSFGGDLIERDEFQSAEGVLNGPEAVEWAEWMQSLATDGYIATKSGADPALDFQNNVTAIQYGGSWAAANNAAALGDDLAVMPSVDLGEGTKIGGGSWQWGVTTGCADTEAAMDYLSYSLSPENIAAVAVATATIPATDAAAALVPGFEEGGNLAVFREFSAASAVLRPETPAYPFIATEFTKATQDIINGGDPQETLDAAVTAIDANIKSNGGYTQK; encoded by the coding sequence ATGCGACACGCAAAGAAGCGCCTGATCGTAGCGAGTGTACTCGCCACGAGTCTTGTTGCCGCCTTGACCGGCTGCGCCAGCGGCAGCGCCGGCGGCTCGGACGGCACGAACGGCGAACTGACAGTCTGGACCCACAACGGCGGCAACGTCGAAGAGCTCGCCGCGGTTCAGGCCATCGTCGATGGCTACAACAAGAGCCAGGACAAGACCACAGTGAAGCTGCAGGCGTTCCCGCAGGCTTCCTACAACGACTCGGTGATCGCGGCCGCCGCATCCGGCAAGCTGCCCTGCGTCGTCGATATCGACGGCCCCAACGTGCCCAACTGGGCCTGGGCCAAGTACCTCGCCCCGCTCGACCTGAGCGTGGACCTGGACGAAAACCTGCCCAGCACGCTGGGCATCTGGAACGGCGAAACCTACTCGGTGGGCTACTACGACGTGGCGCTGGCCATGTTCGCCCGCAAGTCGGTGCTCGCCGAGAACGGCATCCGCCAGGCCACCATCGACCAGCCGTGGACGCAGGCCGAGTTCGGCGACGCGCTGGCGAAGCTCAAGGCCACCGGCACCTGGACCAACCCGCTCGACATCGCCACCGGCGACGTGGGCGAGTGGTACCCGTACGCGTTCTCGCCGCTGCTGCAGTCCTTCGGCGGCGACCTCATCGAACGTGACGAGTTCCAGTCGGCGGAGGGCGTGCTCAACGGCCCCGAAGCCGTCGAATGGGCCGAGTGGATGCAGTCCCTCGCCACCGACGGCTATATCGCCACCAAGAGCGGCGCCGACCCGGCCCTGGACTTCCAGAACAACGTCACCGCCATCCAGTACGGCGGCAGCTGGGCGGCCGCCAACAACGCCGCCGCCCTCGGCGACGACCTGGCCGTGATGCCCTCCGTCGACCTCGGCGAAGGCACCAAGATCGGCGGCGGCTCCTGGCAGTGGGGCGTGACCACCGGTTGCGCCGACACCGAGGCAGCCATGGACTACCTCTCCTACTCGCTCTCCCCCGAGAACATCGCCGCGGTCGCGGTGGCCACCGCCACCATCCCCGCCACGGATGCCGCGGCCGCCCTGGTGCCCGGCTTCGAGGAGGGCGGCAACCTCGCCGTCTTCCGTGAGTTCTCCGCCGCAAGCGCGGTGCTTCGCCCGGAGACCCCGGCGTACCCGTTCATCGCGACGGAGTTCACCAAGGCCACCCAGGACATCATCAACGGCGGCGACCCGCAAGAAACCCTCGACGCGGCGGTCACGGCCATCGACGCCAACATCAAGTCCAACGGCGGTTACACGCAGAAGTAG
- a CDS encoding carbohydrate ABC transporter permease codes for MTTTIERPPAAPTARPARTTRPKRDRTSTTEHFAGLAMLTPAVLLLALFIFVPAILAFGLAFTNARLISPYPATFVGLDNFVRLFGDAAFFRALINVGYFALVVVPLQAGLALVMAILVNKKVKGTTFFRTVYFLPVVTSMVVVSLLWLFMYRQDGLINVIIEKVTLGLVAGPDWLNNTTTSMPAIILMSVWQGVGFHMIIWLSGLQTIPADLYEAADLDGVSPWQRFRYITWPGLSATRSLILVTITIQALSLFTQISVMTQGGPLNSTTTVVYEAVESGFAQQETGYASAISLVFFVIVLLISVVQRFLSREKA; via the coding sequence ATGACCACCACGATCGAACGCCCACCGGCGGCCCCCACCGCCCGCCCGGCGCGCACCACCCGGCCCAAGCGGGACCGCACCAGTACGACCGAACACTTCGCCGGGCTGGCCATGCTCACGCCCGCCGTGCTTCTGCTGGCCCTCTTCATCTTCGTGCCCGCGATCCTCGCGTTCGGGCTCGCCTTCACCAACGCCCGGCTGATCTCGCCCTACCCGGCCACCTTCGTCGGTCTGGACAACTTCGTCCGCCTGTTCGGGGATGCCGCATTCTTCCGCGCACTGATCAACGTCGGCTACTTCGCCCTGGTCGTCGTGCCGCTGCAGGCCGGCCTCGCCCTCGTGATGGCGATCCTGGTGAACAAGAAGGTCAAGGGCACCACGTTCTTCCGCACGGTGTACTTCCTGCCCGTGGTCACCTCCATGGTCGTCGTGTCCCTGCTCTGGCTGTTCATGTACCGCCAGGACGGCCTGATCAACGTGATCATCGAGAAGGTCACCCTGGGCCTCGTCGCCGGGCCGGACTGGCTCAACAACACCACCACCTCGATGCCCGCCATCATCCTGATGTCGGTCTGGCAGGGCGTGGGCTTCCACATGATCATCTGGCTTTCCGGGCTGCAGACCATCCCCGCCGACCTCTACGAAGCGGCCGACCTTGACGGCGTCTCGCCCTGGCAACGCTTCCGGTACATCACCTGGCCGGGCCTGTCCGCCACCCGCAGCCTGATCCTGGTGACCATCACCATCCAGGCGCTGAGCCTGTTCACCCAGATCAGCGTGATGACGCAGGGCGGCCCGCTCAACTCCACCACCACCGTTGTCTATGAAGCCGTCGAATCCGGTTTCGCCCAGCAGGAGACCGGCTACGCCTCGGCGATCTCCCTCGTGTTCTTCGTCATCGTGCTGCTGATCTCCGTCGTGCAGCGCTTCCTCAGCAGAGAGAAGGCTTGA
- a CDS encoding carbohydrate ABC transporter permease, translated as MAIAEVASAKTAHASAPHVVQSRRTAKRKSVLGIGGWILRIGLAVLFLFPILFLFVSSLKPDQQIFGDLSSIAAFLPVGNISMDNYSAVFDRVPAARFLVNSIGISAITVIAGILVNSLAAFALSRMRVRGKTVILTLIIATLIVPFETLALPLVWWVNQLPSFELTEMGLMFSKGWIDTYQVQIIPFVANAFSIYLFHQYFESIPKELDEAARMDGAGWFRIYRQVVMPLSGPAIATVAILTFLPAWNSYLWPLMVVQTERLRPVMVGVQYFFQLNVSWGEVMAYSTLITLPVVALFIAFQRSFVNSIASSGVKG; from the coding sequence ATGGCCATCGCAGAAGTGGCCAGCGCAAAAACGGCCCACGCATCCGCCCCGCACGTGGTGCAGAGTCGCAGAACGGCCAAGAGGAAGAGTGTGCTCGGCATCGGCGGCTGGATCCTCCGGATCGGCCTTGCCGTGCTGTTCCTCTTCCCGATCCTGTTCCTGTTCGTGTCTTCGCTGAAGCCCGACCAGCAGATCTTCGGTGACCTGTCCTCGATCGCGGCGTTCCTTCCCGTCGGCAATATCTCGATGGACAACTATTCCGCCGTGTTCGACCGGGTACCCGCCGCCCGGTTCCTGGTCAACTCGATCGGCATCTCGGCAATCACGGTCATCGCCGGCATCCTGGTGAACAGCCTGGCCGCGTTCGCGCTGAGCCGGATGCGGGTGCGCGGCAAGACCGTGATCCTCACCCTGATCATCGCGACCCTGATCGTGCCGTTCGAAACCCTCGCGCTGCCGCTGGTGTGGTGGGTGAACCAGCTGCCCTCGTTCGAGCTGACCGAGATGGGCCTCATGTTCAGCAAGGGCTGGATCGACACCTACCAGGTGCAGATCATCCCGTTCGTAGCCAACGCCTTCTCGATCTACCTGTTCCACCAGTACTTCGAATCGATCCCCAAGGAACTCGATGAGGCCGCCCGCATGGACGGCGCCGGCTGGTTCCGCATCTACCGGCAGGTGGTGATGCCGCTCTCCGGCCCCGCCATCGCCACCGTCGCCATCCTCACCTTCCTGCCCGCCTGGAACTCCTACCTCTGGCCACTCATGGTGGTGCAAACCGAGAGGCTCCGCCCGGTGATGGTGGGCGTGCAGTACTTCTTCCAGCTCAACGTCTCCTGGGGTGAGGTGATGGCGTACTCGACACTGATCACGCTGCCCGTGGTGGCCCTGTTCATCGCTTTCCAACGCTCATTCGTCAACAGCATCGCGTCCAGCGGTGTGAAAGGTTAG